In a genomic window of Meleagris gallopavo isolate NT-WF06-2002-E0010 breed Aviagen turkey brand Nicholas breeding stock chromosome 1, Turkey_5.1, whole genome shotgun sequence:
- the LOC116216262 gene encoding uncharacterized protein LOC116216262, translated as MGIGSKTNYFYQIPPRPQAEHSALSERKPPPHRAAAGAQDSAVPASRAARPAPAAVPPAPNSGRVPAARGPPSASTALGSSSPCAVPRSLLGVERGSRRAAAFHSAQSPAGRSPASVRTAAERARSGRASEHRSAEHGRIREARESWGCLQLCSCLSPLQRGDACEQFGSLVGLLAPLTCDPKPTSRQLAVTCLSSLLQIQAKAANRGIETGDIGSLCEGLHAYSTICHLQTWEGNFPLERTVDFMIAIKETFRRAKGVRVRAAGKWMTTFLQMYGKDICRDVPPILYILRSCTSSVQQSTFVPFLCQAVVILTYILTRCHTEVMIDNFSRLLGPTDRYWHSCFCCSCGHSCCLPLPEGSREKAALLFSSQSLFEAKITQVVTLLFLVRHGGE; from the exons ATGGGAATCGGAAGCAAGACCAACTACTTTTATCAGATCCCTCCAAGGCCGCAGGCAGAGCACAGCGCTTTGTCTGAACGAAAGCCGCCCCCTCACAGGGCGGCAGCAGGAGCGCAGGACAGCGCTGTGCCGGCATCCCGCGCAGCAAGGCCTGCCCCCGCAGCCGTGCCGCCCGCACCCAACAGTGGGCGCGTTCCCGCAGCCCGGGGCCCTCCCTCTGCCTCCACAGCACTCGGCTCTTCGTCTCCCTGCGCCGTTCCCCGCAGTCTTCTCGGCGTCGAGCGCGGGTCCCGCCGGGCCGCCGCCTTCCATTCGGCGCAGAGCCCCGCAGGGCGTTCCCCCGCCTCGGTACGGACCGCAGCGGAGCGCGCGCGATCGGGACGCGCCTCAGAGCACCGCTCCGCCGAGCACGGCCGGATTCGCG AAGCtagggagagctggggctgcctacagctttgttcctgcctctcacccctgcagagaggagatgcCTGCGAGCAGTTTGGCTCCTTGGTGGGATTGCTGGCACCTCTGACGTGTGACCCCAAGCCCACATCCCGCCAGTTGGCCGTCACCTGTCTGAGCTCCCTTCTCCAAATCCAAG CCAAAGCAGCCAACAGAGGCATCGAGACAGGAGACATCGGGAGCCTATGTGAGGGGCTGCATGCCTACAGCACCATCTGTCATCTCCAGACTTGGGAAGG AAACTTCCCTCTAGAACGCACCGTCGACTTCATGATAGCCATCAAGGAGACCTTCCGGAGAGCCAAAGGAGTGCGTGTGCGTGCTGCTGGGAAGTGGATGACCACCTTTCTGCAGATGTATGGAAAGGATATCTGTCGGGAT GTGCCTCCAATCCTCTACATCCTGCGCAGCTGCACATCATCTGTGCAGCAGAGCACGTTCGTGCCCTTCCTGTGCCAGGCGGTGGTCATCCTCACGTACATCCTCACGCGCTGTCACACAGAGGTCATGATCGACAACTTCTCCCGGCTGCTTGGGCCCACAGACAGGTACTGGCACTCCTGCTTTTGCTGTAGCTGCGGTCACAGTTGTTGCTTGCCTCTGCCAGAGGGATCCAGGGAGAAAGCAgctttacttttttcctctcaaagtCTGTTTGAGGCGAAAATTACTCAAGTTGTGACTCTCCTTTTTCTAGTGAGACATGGAGGAGAATAA